The Mixophyes fleayi isolate aMixFle1 chromosome 1, aMixFle1.hap1, whole genome shotgun sequence genome includes a region encoding these proteins:
- the PXN gene encoding paxillin isoform X1: MDDLDALLADLESTTSHISKRPVFLSEETPYSFPSGCHTYQEISVPPAHTSESLNGTVTDSLDSWTNSSNKFSQQQSPLYTSLPSESVGSPSAGDEEHVYSFPNKQRSAEPSPTVMSSSLGSNLSELDRLLLELNAVQQTPSSSVSADDLCRSISQPVAPAALTNVSDNSGMKITQSLKEKPKRNGARGIEDVRPSVESLLDELESSVPSPVPSITVPQGEISNPQRVTASQQQTRISASSATRELDELMASLSDFKTCRHTLSGPITDLHKNSPTSPPSTLCTTSLYAKQVNGSDALTRINPTVLLHIDEEERPTLTSSLRKGTVLPNHEVEIDVANKDQRVTCPFNAYSLRKDIYLPSFHKKSQVKQKELDVCPVQYMQSELVVQSDGAHDVQTPLETMTSALWKPHENMIINKDLSSESAHLQCSVSTRSADNGLYHKFTEPLGEQLSSSTSDGDFGQHSTFGCQLDPKTTDTSLTQESHQIVYPETPARERVSALRQMKSVIKRTKESPNVHPMSRDLSPRRKFGPAIYNKSPSQDRLIEELHGRFGIDKQETFKTPEDNWLTEGVIITSQPTKNERLSEQRIEKIIIPPDSPQLMRKTLSVTTSPRTLQTIRLVSKSTSPAQPPNFPPPFSSPFSSTTTAASFLPPPAPPLPPNLPPLHNPTLSTLPPQPPSSWKRYSDDYQDLSRPFPPLEESITLCQDEPHVPWIFTSAPTRALPAPKSCVSVACQTDSNPLFPPIQMISPFASTSAAAFAARPPPIPSLSDKSLVSFLPAFPTWPPQEDKDFMPGCDYSNGSSMPLTTSNDTPLFMAQGKPVNSSPPPSAPKPGSQLDNMLGSLQSDLNKLGVATVAKGVCGACKKPIAGQVVTAMGKTWHPEHFVCTHCQEEIGSRNFFERDGQPYCEKDYHNLFSPRCFYCNGPILDKVVTALDRTWHPEHFFCAQCGAFFGPEGFHERDGKAYCRKDYFDMFAPKCGGCTHAILENYISALNTLWHPECFVCRECFTPFINGSFFEHDGQPYCEVHYHERRGSLCSGCQKPITGRCITAMGKKFHPEHFVCAFCLKQLNKGTFKEQNDKPYCQNCFVKLFC; this comes from the exons ATGGACGACCTGG ACGCATTACTTGCTGACCTGGAATCCACCACATCTCATATTTCCAAGCGCCCTGTATTTTTATCAGAAGAGACTCCGTATTCCTTTCCCAGTGGGTGTCATACGTATCAGGAAATTTCCGTGCCACCTGCACATACTAGTGAGTCTCTCAATGGCACAGTTACTGACTCCCTGGATTCCTGGACCAACAGCTCCAATAAATTTTCCCAGCAGCAG AGTCCCCTCTACACTTCTCTTCCGAGTGAGAGTGTGGGATCCCCCTCTGCTGGCGATGAAGAGCATGTATACAG TTTTCCCAACAAGCAGCGATCCGCAGAGCCATCTCCCACTGTCATGAGTTCGTCTCTGGGCAGCAATCTGTCAGAGCTTGACCGTCTGCTCCTGGAACTAAATGCTGTGCAGCAAACCCCATCAAGTAGCGTATCTGCAG ATGATTTGTGCAGAAGCATCTCGCAACCTGTGGCTCCTGCCGCTCTCACCAATGTCTCAGACAATTCTGGTATGAAGATTACGCAGTCTTTGAAGGAAAAACCTAAACGTAATGGTGCAAGGGGAATAGAGGATGTCCGTCCAAGTGTAGAGAGTCTCCTGGATGAACTTGAGAGCTCTGTACCCAGCCCAGT CCCATCAATCACTGTGCCTCAAGGGGAGATCAGCAACCCCCAGAGGGTCACTGCCAGCCAGCAGCAGACCAGAATCTCAGCCTCTTCTGCCACTCGTGAACTGGATGAACTCATGGCCTCACTCTCTGATTTTAAG ACTTGTCGCCATACTTTATCTGGACCTATTACTGATTTGCATAAAAATAGCCCTACATCTCCTCCAAGCACTTTATGCACTACTTCTCTGTATGCAAAGCAGGTGAATGGGTCTGATGCTCTCACACGCATTAATCCCACAGTTCTCCTGCATATTGATGAGGAGGAACGCCCTACCTTAACATCCTCTCTTAGGAAAGGAACTGTGCTGCCCAACCATGAAGTAGAGATAGATGTGGCTAATAAAGATCAGCGAGTAACCTGCCCTTTCAATGCTTACAGTCTGAGAAAGGACATTTATCTGCCAAGCTTTCACAAAAAGTCTCAAGTTAAGCAGAAAGAACTTGATGTTTGTCCTGTACAATACATGCAATCGGAGCTTGTTGTCCAGTCTGATGGTGCTCATGATGTGCAGACTCCTCTTGAAACAATGACCTCTGCTTTATGGAAACCACATGAGAACATGATTATAAATAAAGATCTCTCATCAGAAAGCGCCCATCTTCAGTGCTCAGTCTCCACGAGGAGTGCAGATAATGGACTTTATCATAAGTTTACGGAACCTTTGGGTGAGCAACTCAGCAGCAGTACCTCAGATGGAGACTTTGGACAACATTCAACATTTGGATGTCAGCTTGACCCAAAGACTACAGACACTTCCCTGACACAGGAATCACACCAAATTGTGTATCCAGAGACACCAGCACGGGAACGGGTGTCTGCCTTACGTCAG ATGAAATCTGTGATTAAAAGAACTAAAGAGAGTCCTAATGTGCACCCGATGTCTCGCGACCTCTCTCCTCGTCGGAAGTTTGGACCTGCTATATACAACAAGAGTCCATCGCAAGATCGTTTAATTGAAGAGCTACATGGGCGGTTTGGCATTGATAAGCAGGAGACTTTCAAGACCCCAGAGGATAATTGGCTGACAGAGGGCGTGATCATTACTTCTCAGCCAACTAAAAATGAGCGGTTGTCTGAACAGAGGATAGAGAAG ATAATTATACCTCCAGACTCTCCACAGCTAATGAGAAAAACTTTATCTGTCACTACTTCTCCCCGAACATTGCAGACAATCAGACTTGTGTCTAAATCTACATCCCCAGCACAACCCCCTAATTTCCCTCCTCCTTTTTCTTCTCCCTTCTCCTCTACTACCACTGCTGCTTCTTTCCTTCCACCTCCAGCCCCTCCATTGCCCCCCAATCTGCCGCCTCTGCATAATCCTACATTAAGTACACTTCCCCCTCAGCCGCCATCTTCTTGGAAAAGATATAGTGATGATTACCAGGATCTGTCCAGACCATTTCCTCCTCTGGAAGAATCTATAACCCTTTGTCAGGATGAGCCCCATGTCCCATGGATCTTCACCTCTGCTCCCACCAGAGCCCTGCCTGCTCCGAAGTCCTGCGTCTCTGTGGCCTGCCAGACGGACAGTAATCCACTCTTTCCACCAATTCAG ATGATCTCTCCTTTTGCCTCTACTAGTGCTGCAGCATTTGCTGCTCGTCCACCACCGATCCCTTCTCTATCTGACAAG TCACTCGTTTCTTTCCTTCCGGCCTTCCCTACTTGGCCTCCCCAAGAAGACAAGGATTTCATGCCGGGTTGTGATTACAGTAATGGCTCCTCTATGCCCCTGACTACATCCAATGACACACCTTTG TTTATGGCCCAAGGGAAGCCCGTGAACAGCTCGCCTCCTCCCAGTGCTCCCAAACCAGGCAGTCAGCTGGATAACATGCTGGGCAGTCTACAGTCTGACCTTAACAAGTTAGGAGTGGCAACGGTGGCTAAGGGTGTTTGTGGTGCTTGCAAGAAACCAATTGCTGGTCAG GTTGTCACAGCCATGGGAAAGACTTGGCATCCTGAACACTTTGTGTGCACGCATTGCCAGGAGGAAATTGGCTCACGCAATTTCTTTGAACGAGATGGGCAGCCATACTGTGAAAAGGATTACCACAATCTGTTCTCTCCTCGCTGTTTTTACTGTAATGGACCTATACTGGAT AAAGTTGTGACCGCTTTAGACAGGACATGGCATCCTGAACACTTCTTCTGTGCGCAGTGCGGAGCATTCTTTGGGCCTGAAG GTTTCCATGAGAGGGATGGGAAGGCCTATTGCCGTAAGGATTACTTTGACATGTTTGCTCCTAAGTGTGGTGGCTGCACCCATGCCATCCTGGAGAATTACATCTCTGCTCTGAACACCCTATGGCACCCGGAGTGCTTTGTCTGCAGG GAATGTTTTACTCCATTTATCAATGGGAGCTTCTTTGAGCATGATGGGCAGCCATACTGTGAGGTGCATTACCATGAGCGTCGCGGTTCGCTTTGTTCCGGGTGCCAGAAGCCTATCACTGGCCGTTGTATCACCGCTATGGGGAAGAAGTTTCACCCAGAGCACTTTGTCTGTGCCTTCTGCCTCAAGCAGCTCAACAAAGGAACCTTCAAGGAGCAGAATGACAAGCCATATTGCCAGAACTGCTTTGTCAAGCTCTTCTGTTAG
- the PXN gene encoding paxillin isoform X2 has product MDDLDALLADLESTTSHISKRPVFLSEETPYSFPSGCHTYQEISVPPAHTSESLNGTVTDSLDSWTNSSNKFSQQQSPLYTSLPSESVGSPSAGDEEHVYSFPNKQRSAEPSPTVMSSSLGSNLSELDRLLLELNAVQQTPSSSVSADDLCRSISQPVAPAALTNVSDNSGMKITQSLKEKPKRNGARGIEDVRPSVESLLDELESSVPSPVPSITVPQGEISNPQRVTASQQQTRISASSATRELDELMASLSDFKFMAQGKPVNSSPPPSAPKPGSQLDNMLGSLQSDLNKLGVATVAKGVCGACKKPIAGQVVTAMGKTWHPEHFVCTHCQEEIGSRNFFERDGQPYCEKDYHNLFSPRCFYCNGPILDKVVTALDRTWHPEHFFCAQCGAFFGPEGFHERDGKAYCRKDYFDMFAPKCGGCTHAILENYISALNTLWHPECFVCRECFTPFINGSFFEHDGQPYCEVHYHERRGSLCSGCQKPITGRCITAMGKKFHPEHFVCAFCLKQLNKGTFKEQNDKPYCQNCFVKLFC; this is encoded by the exons ATGGACGACCTGG ACGCATTACTTGCTGACCTGGAATCCACCACATCTCATATTTCCAAGCGCCCTGTATTTTTATCAGAAGAGACTCCGTATTCCTTTCCCAGTGGGTGTCATACGTATCAGGAAATTTCCGTGCCACCTGCACATACTAGTGAGTCTCTCAATGGCACAGTTACTGACTCCCTGGATTCCTGGACCAACAGCTCCAATAAATTTTCCCAGCAGCAG AGTCCCCTCTACACTTCTCTTCCGAGTGAGAGTGTGGGATCCCCCTCTGCTGGCGATGAAGAGCATGTATACAG TTTTCCCAACAAGCAGCGATCCGCAGAGCCATCTCCCACTGTCATGAGTTCGTCTCTGGGCAGCAATCTGTCAGAGCTTGACCGTCTGCTCCTGGAACTAAATGCTGTGCAGCAAACCCCATCAAGTAGCGTATCTGCAG ATGATTTGTGCAGAAGCATCTCGCAACCTGTGGCTCCTGCCGCTCTCACCAATGTCTCAGACAATTCTGGTATGAAGATTACGCAGTCTTTGAAGGAAAAACCTAAACGTAATGGTGCAAGGGGAATAGAGGATGTCCGTCCAAGTGTAGAGAGTCTCCTGGATGAACTTGAGAGCTCTGTACCCAGCCCAGT CCCATCAATCACTGTGCCTCAAGGGGAGATCAGCAACCCCCAGAGGGTCACTGCCAGCCAGCAGCAGACCAGAATCTCAGCCTCTTCTGCCACTCGTGAACTGGATGAACTCATGGCCTCACTCTCTGATTTTAAG TTTATGGCCCAAGGGAAGCCCGTGAACAGCTCGCCTCCTCCCAGTGCTCCCAAACCAGGCAGTCAGCTGGATAACATGCTGGGCAGTCTACAGTCTGACCTTAACAAGTTAGGAGTGGCAACGGTGGCTAAGGGTGTTTGTGGTGCTTGCAAGAAACCAATTGCTGGTCAG GTTGTCACAGCCATGGGAAAGACTTGGCATCCTGAACACTTTGTGTGCACGCATTGCCAGGAGGAAATTGGCTCACGCAATTTCTTTGAACGAGATGGGCAGCCATACTGTGAAAAGGATTACCACAATCTGTTCTCTCCTCGCTGTTTTTACTGTAATGGACCTATACTGGAT AAAGTTGTGACCGCTTTAGACAGGACATGGCATCCTGAACACTTCTTCTGTGCGCAGTGCGGAGCATTCTTTGGGCCTGAAG GTTTCCATGAGAGGGATGGGAAGGCCTATTGCCGTAAGGATTACTTTGACATGTTTGCTCCTAAGTGTGGTGGCTGCACCCATGCCATCCTGGAGAATTACATCTCTGCTCTGAACACCCTATGGCACCCGGAGTGCTTTGTCTGCAGG GAATGTTTTACTCCATTTATCAATGGGAGCTTCTTTGAGCATGATGGGCAGCCATACTGTGAGGTGCATTACCATGAGCGTCGCGGTTCGCTTTGTTCCGGGTGCCAGAAGCCTATCACTGGCCGTTGTATCACCGCTATGGGGAAGAAGTTTCACCCAGAGCACTTTGTCTGTGCCTTCTGCCTCAAGCAGCTCAACAAAGGAACCTTCAAGGAGCAGAATGACAAGCCATATTGCCAGAACTGCTTTGTCAAGCTCTTCTGTTAG